The region CCAGGAAGTCGAGGAACAGCGAGAAACCATTCTTCACCGCGTGGAACGGATAATGCGGAGCTTTCCACAAGTCTTCCGTTTCATAGTTGTGATAACGGTTGGACAGCACGTAGTCGACGAAGTTCTGCTTGCCGTACTTCTGTCGGTTGCCACTGTTGCTGGCGACGTTGTTCCGGCAATAGTTGATGTACTCGTCCCAGCTTCCGCGGCGATAAGGATAGCTGACTTTGTCTAAACCAAATGCTTCTTTAACGGCTTCGTTGGTGTCCCGGAAACGTTCGCCGTAGCCTGGTCCATCACCACTAGCGTTTCGTCCCGACTTCACCCAGCAGCCGACAATCTTTCGACCGTTGTAGCTTCCAGTTCCCCGGAACGTGTGACTTCGGCCTGACAGACCGTCATATTTATAGTGGTGGCCGTTGTCGAATTCGAGCACGACATTGGAAAGGTCCTTAGTCGATTCAACGTAGATCTCGCGATCCTTGAAGGTCACTTCAATTTGTGGTTCACTACCGCGCGATGGCGGTTCACCCACAATCGTCAGATACTCTTGATCAAACGAAAGGTCGCCCACATTGGGGTTCATGGAATTGAAGATGTCGACCATGTTCGCTTCGATCGCATCTTGGCCGAGTCGATTGATCGAGCTGTAGCGGCTGTCGTCGTTCATCGAGCCAGAGAAGTCGAGCACGACGACCATGTCACGAGCTTCAACAAACGCAATCGCTTCCGCTTTCAAGTCAATCGTTGGCGTGCCAACGGCCCAGCCGAAGGCTAACGGCAATTTGCTATCGCGAGCACTCATGTCAGGCTGGTCGCGGTGGGCTTCCACTTTGACAACGTTGAACGGCCCTTCGTTCCAGGTAATGTCCCACTTACCGGTTCCTTCGTTGTAGGTTCGCTTGCCGAAGATCACATCGCGATCAGGGTTCACGTACACACCGTTTCGATTGGCCACATCAACGGCCATCTCTTTGGCATGCGCCAACGAAATCGAGTTCGGGTCGCCTCCGTCGCTGGCGTTTTGCACCGCCGAAGTGATCTCTTGCGAAGCTGCCAACGCAGCCGCGTCGACGGCGTTTTGCAGTCGCGTTTGCTCCATCGCGATGAGCCCCGAGTCGAGACCGAGCGAAAGGAAAGCGAACAGAACGATCATGACAAAAGCCGCCAGCACGATGAAAACACCGCGTCGAGGCTGAAGGACATGAGGGGATGAATTGCGAGTGCTGGCCATGGTTCTACTTCTCTCTGATCCTGCGGGGGAGTGCCGACGGCGAACCGTCGCCCTGGAACGTTAAGGGAAAACTTGGAAAAGAAAGAATCGGGCTACTGTACGATCGTCGACTTCGTATTGCGGAACGTTACGGCGGTCGAAAGATCGTAGTCCAATTCGCTCGGTACCGGCATCGCTGCTACCTGTGATACAGGCACTGCGATACGGACCTGAAATAAGTCGAGGTCGTTTGCGGGATCGTCCAAGTTAAACGTTTCCCCCGGCTGGCCAGCCGGTTCGATATAGATTTGCAGCTTCTCCGGGTCGTAGCCGGAAGCTTCTAAGCTGTTGCGGATGTCCGAGATAATTTTGTCGTTCGAGTCGATTCCGTTGGCAACCCAGTCGGCGCGATCCATCGCTCCCAGGCGAGCCCCATCGCGAGCCACTTGGGCCAGCTGACCGTATGTTTCAAACATGCGGCTCGCTTCCAACATTCCCAGAATGAGCGTCAGGAAAACCGGAGCGATCACGGCGAATTCCACCGTGGCACTACCACGTCGGTCGTTCCGCGTGCGTCGTCGAAAGAGGTTCATAGCACTGTATTGGGAAAAGGATTTTATAAAGCACACCGAGGTGCGTAAGTTGCCAACGCTCGCGTCATGCTCTGCCCGAGGGCAGCCAAGCGAAATCAGGTCGCTTATTCGTGACGAGTAAAAGTCTCGCCGCTGAGCAGTACGTTCTTGAGCCATGGCTGCGGAATCAGCGATACATTGCCGTACGGAATCGAAGCACGAACCATAAAAAGCTGTCGCGGTTCGGCATCGGAAAGCTCGATGTCCGGCATATTTTGAAAGTCTTCCGACGATGTGGGCGCGTCGCCTCCATCGTCGAACTGACTGGCATCTTTAATCAGAACGGTGACCATCGACGGATCGACAGCGCCACCCATGCGGTCCCTGGCATACTGTTCCACTTCCTGGGTCGTTGCCCCCGTTGCCGAGCCCCAGCGAGCCGCGGTGCGCGTGGCGTT is a window of Bremerella sp. TYQ1 DNA encoding:
- a CDS encoding vWA domain-containing protein; its protein translation is MASTRNSSPHVLQPRRGVFIVLAAFVMIVLFAFLSLGLDSGLIAMEQTRLQNAVDAAALAASQEITSAVQNASDGGDPNSISLAHAKEMAVDVANRNGVYVNPDRDVIFGKRTYNEGTGKWDITWNEGPFNVVKVEAHRDQPDMSARDSKLPLAFGWAVGTPTIDLKAEAIAFVEARDMVVVLDFSGSMNDDSRYSSINRLGQDAIEANMVDIFNSMNPNVGDLSFDQEYLTIVGEPPSRGSEPQIEVTFKDREIYVESTKDLSNVVLEFDNGHHYKYDGLSGRSHTFRGTGSYNGRKIVGCWVKSGRNASGDGPGYGERFRDTNEAVKEAFGLDKVSYPYRRGSWDEYINYCRNNVASNSGNRQKYGKQNFVDYVLSNRYHNYETEDLWKAPHYPFHAVKNGFSLFLDFLEDLDFGDEVGIVSYDESSRVEHTLNDGNAYASLNGNLISDDYDSLDTIQRHKQAGHYGSYTAIGFGVEEANELLIDHARHGARPTIVLMTDGNANRYKSGWSLPRDWDWDDYTDYDGDGRADYSTNDRSKQYAIWEAVEAHKRGVTIHTMSVGANADRSVMTAIANACGGIHISVPGGSTIAELESQMLSAFQQIAAKVPPPQLVYDLSQAQE
- a CDS encoding TadE/TadG family type IV pilus assembly protein — encoded protein: MWRKRRNSRQVSIFSHNRNGKRTGATIVETALVMPVFFMFVFAIIEFGHATMINNVLKNATRTAARWGSATGATTQEVEQYARDRMGGAVDPSMVTVLIKDASQFDDGGDAPTSSEDFQNMPDIELSDAEPRQLFMVRASIPYGNVSLIPQPWLKNVLLSGETFTRHE
- a CDS encoding TadE family protein yields the protein MNLFRRRTRNDRRGSATVEFAVIAPVFLTLILGMLEASRMFETYGQLAQVARDGARLGAMDRADWVANGIDSNDKIISDIRNSLEASGYDPEKLQIYIEPAGQPGETFNLDDPANDLDLFQVRIAVPVSQVAAMPVPSELDYDLSTAVTFRNTKSTIVQ